The Candidatus Zixiibacteriota bacterium genome contains the following window.
CGCAGTGGCGGCGAGTGGCGTATGAATGGCTGGCACTGCCCTTCCTGCTCTGGCATTGGGGTGTCGACGTGTTCTATGCGCCGTTCGGTGTGCTGCCGCCGTTGGTGCCGTGTCGCTCGGTCGTGACGTTTCAGAATCTGATCTACATCGATTTTCGCACGCATGTGCCGCTGCAAGGACGCGGCCGGCGCGCACGACTGCGCCTCTGGCAACAGTATCGATACAACTCGATCGCACAGCGGTGGACGCTGGCGCAGGCGGATCGGATTTGGGCGGTGTCGCGGACGACGGCGAAAGCGCTGCAGGAGCGGCTGGGGGTTGACCGGCGGAGGATCACCGTCGTCTACGAGGGCGTCGACTACGAAGCCTTCAGTCCCGACCGCCGCGAGCGTACCACGAACGTCTCACCAAGCGCGCCGTACATTGCGACGGTCGCAACATTGTATCCGAACAAGAATATCGAAAAGCTGATCGGGGCATTTGCGCGGCTCGTCGCTCAAGGAATTCCGCACGAGTTGCTGATCATCGGGAGTGACTGGCACGGGCATCAAAGCGAGTTGGAGTTGGCAGCGCGGGAGCTTGGGATCGCGGAGCGAGTGCGCTTTCTGGGCGGTGTCGAGCACACGCGTATTCCAGAACTACTCAGTGCGGCGCAGTTGTTCGTGCTGTTCTCGAGCGTGGAGTCATTTGGTTTGCCGGTGCTGGAGGCGATGGCGGCCGGGGTACCGGTGATCATATCGGATTCGTCGGCGCTGCCGGAAATCGCGGGCGGCGCGGCGATGCTTTGTCGCGCGGGAGATGTCGACCATCTGGCTGAACGCATGCAGCAAGTTCTGGCGGATCGTGCGCTGGCAGCAACACTGCGCGAACTTGGGAAGTCGCGGGCACGACAATTCAGTTGGGATGAGACGGCGGTGCGGGCGATAGATCTATTCAATGGAGCGGCAGCAACAAGCACGAGTCCGCAGAGCAAGACAATACAGGAAGGGAGCTGGGCGTGAAACAAGTCCTGCAATATCCCAAGCGCGGCGGGTTGACAGTCGCCGATTGCCCGCATCCGGGTCTGAAGCCGGGCGGCATCATCGTTGAAAATCATTGTTCGCTCATCTCGCCGGGCACCGAGCGCGCTATCATCGATCTGGCTGAGAAGAGCCTGGTCAACAAAGCTCGATCGCGCCCCGACCTGGTGCGACAGGTGATCGATAAGGCAAAGCGCGAGGGCATCGGCAGCACACTGGCAAAGGTGCAGGCACGGCTCAAGGCGCCGATCCCGCTGGGATACAGCGCGGCTGGTCTTGTGGTCGAGGTGGCACCGGATGTACACGAGTTCTCCGTCGGCGACCGCGTGGCGTGCGCCGGCTTTGGCTACGCGTGCCACGCCGAGCGGGTCTTTGTTCCGCACAATCTGGCGGTAATGTTGCCGCCGAAACTGGGTTTTGACGAAGGGGCGTTTGTCACGCTGGGCGCGATCGCCTTGTGGGGGGTGCGGCAGGCGCAGGTGAGCGTCAGCGAGCGGGTAGCCGTGATCGGATTGGGGCTGTTGGGTCAGTTGACGCAACAGATTCTGAACGCGGCGGGTTGCCAGGTGATCGCCATCGATCTTGATCAACAGAGGCTGGATGAAGCCGCACGATTTGCTCCAGCACTGCTCGTCAATGCCGCCGACCCTACGGCCGCGGAAGCGGCAAAGCAATGCACCGAGGGTAGCGGCGCAGACGCTGTGATCATCACGGCAGCGACGAAGTCGAATGAGCCAATCCTGCTGGCCGCGACGATCGCGCGCGACCGGGGGCGGGTGGTGATTGTCGGCGACGTCAAAATGGAGATTCCGCGCAAGCCGTTTTATGAGAAGGAAATGACGTTGACGATGTCGCGATCGTACGGGCCGGGACGATATGATCCGATGTACGAAGAGCGCGGCGTTGACTATCCGATCGGCCAGGTACGTTGGACGGAGAATCGCAATATGCGCGCCTTCCTCGATCTCGTGGCTGTGGGCAAAGTCGATGTCAAGTCGCTGGTGACGGCGCAATACAGCGTTGAAGACGCGGCGACGGCATTTGAGCGTATGGAGGCGGAGAAAGTTCTGGGGCTGTTGCTGCGATATGCTCCGGGGGAGCAGGCAGCGAGCACCGCGCGGCAGAAACGCGCCCTCGCACCAACGAGCGGCAAGATACGAGTCGGATTTCTGGGTGCGGGGATTTTCGCCAGCGGAGTGTTGCTGCCGGCGCTGACGCGAAATGCGCAGTTCGAACGGAGCTTGCTGTATTCAGCGACGCCGTACCGGGCGCGCGCCGTTGCCGAGCAGTTCAAGTTTGCCGAAACTGCCGACTCAGAAGAGGAACTGCTGACGGACTCAGCGATAGACGCGGTCATCATCGCCACGCCGCACAATTGCCACGTAGCGCAAGTGACCAGGGCGCTGGCAGC
Protein-coding sequences here:
- a CDS encoding bi-domain-containing oxidoreductase; the protein is MKQVLQYPKRGGLTVADCPHPGLKPGGIIVENHCSLISPGTERAIIDLAEKSLVNKARSRPDLVRQVIDKAKREGIGSTLAKVQARLKAPIPLGYSAAGLVVEVAPDVHEFSVGDRVACAGFGYACHAERVFVPHNLAVMLPPKLGFDEGAFVTLGAIALWGVRQAQVSVSERVAVIGLGLLGQLTQQILNAAGCQVIAIDLDQQRLDEAARFAPALLVNAADPTAAEAAKQCTEGSGADAVIITAATKSNEPILLAATIARDRGRVVIVGDVKMEIPRKPFYEKEMTLTMSRSYGPGRYDPMYEERGVDYPIGQVRWTENRNMRAFLDLVAVGKVDVKSLVTAQYSVEDAATAFERMEAEKVLGLLLRYAPGEQAASTARQKRALAPTSGKIRVGFLGAGIFASGVLLPALTRNAQFERSLLYSATPYRARAVAEQFKFAETADSEEELLTDSAIDAVIIATPHNCHVAQVTRALAAGKHVLVEKPLCLTLTELEAIKAAQAASGCALMVGFNRRYAAASKILAAALSGRATPTIVNYTINAGFIDKDNWVHDDTIGGGRIIGEGCHFIDLICHLLQARVRTVRTAAIAGTKGRYQADDNVQVQLEMSDGSIAAITYTAMGERSFAKETLQVIGDGTVLQMTDYRLVEQFRDGRTRRLYKGSMDKGFDAELAVFATAIQDGQSQDNLESFYHTTRATLQARRSLSLGSAIAVD
- a CDS encoding glycosyltransferase family 4 protein; its protein translation is MKICINALLVEPNRTGGGETFLVNLVRRLARFDQKNEYLMLVTAANRALFETGNPRFETRVVLKSASPQWRRVAYEWLALPFLLWHWGVDVFYAPFGVLPPLVPCRSVVTFQNLIYIDFRTHVPLQGRGRRARLRLWQQYRYNSIAQRWTLAQADRIWAVSRTTAKALQERLGVDRRRITVVYEGVDYEAFSPDRRERTTNVSPSAPYIATVATLYPNKNIEKLIGAFARLVAQGIPHELLIIGSDWHGHQSELELAARELGIAERVRFLGGVEHTRIPELLSAAQLFVLFSSVESFGLPVLEAMAAGVPVIISDSSALPEIAGGAAMLCRAGDVDHLAERMQQVLADRALAATLRELGKSRARQFSWDETAVRAIDLFNGAAATSTSPQSKTIQEGSWA